One segment of Rubripirellula amarantea DNA contains the following:
- a CDS encoding PQQ-binding-like beta-propeller repeat protein, translating to MRSVWIVRAYSGLQVLLLLGCGANPSPIHRIDQAATVKIQATSNTPIHSEASSDTKHPANWPALFGADRTSHTSFPLTPTWTSEGPPLIWEVEVGTGYGSPVTADGKVIVNYRDGDEEFVQCHDVETGEQIWQHRYPTAAVCEFEYSDGPYSTPIIDETSGRVFNVGAQGQMQCLELDSGKEMWSRDLHQEYDVDADIFPVGASPILDRDSSHEGGQLIFNLGAISTVAGIVSLDARTGETIWQATDHGPSYATPVVARIHDQRFAFVLTDFGLVCLDPDTGKVDWEFEYRRRGDLTRNATSPLVHGNHVLVVCSGLGALDIEVMPDRSYREHWRDRRSIDSQYNTLILGDDHVYSFTSGGQGGAEFRCVDLTDGKITWKYHSVLKRGMGFATENSIILLGEKGHLASMVKTPQDPEVISFTRSPLMAEPCYCSPAFYGDMLFLKDEQRLAAFRLRE from the coding sequence GTGAGATCCGTTTGGATTGTGAGGGCCTATAGTGGGCTGCAGGTTCTGTTGCTGTTGGGGTGCGGTGCCAATCCATCGCCAATCCATCGCATCGACCAAGCTGCGACCGTGAAGATTCAGGCCACGAGTAACACGCCGATCCATTCAGAAGCTAGTAGCGACACGAAGCATCCGGCAAACTGGCCTGCTCTCTTTGGAGCTGATCGGACCAGCCACACGTCTTTTCCACTCACCCCGACTTGGACAAGCGAAGGTCCACCGCTGATTTGGGAAGTCGAAGTTGGTACCGGATACGGTAGCCCGGTGACGGCGGACGGCAAGGTGATCGTGAACTACCGCGACGGTGACGAAGAGTTCGTTCAGTGTCACGACGTGGAAACGGGCGAGCAGATTTGGCAACATCGCTATCCGACCGCGGCTGTTTGCGAGTTTGAATACAGCGACGGTCCCTACAGCACTCCGATTATCGACGAAACGTCCGGTCGTGTTTTTAACGTTGGCGCACAAGGACAAATGCAATGCTTGGAACTCGATTCGGGTAAGGAGATGTGGTCACGAGATCTGCATCAGGAGTACGACGTCGACGCCGATATCTTTCCCGTGGGAGCGAGTCCGATTTTGGATCGAGACTCGTCACATGAGGGCGGTCAATTGATCTTCAACCTGGGTGCTATCAGCACCGTAGCCGGAATCGTGTCGCTCGATGCCCGGACGGGGGAGACGATCTGGCAAGCCACCGATCACGGTCCCAGCTACGCAACGCCTGTTGTTGCCCGCATTCACGATCAGCGTTTCGCCTTTGTCTTGACCGACTTCGGGCTGGTTTGCCTTGATCCTGATACCGGCAAAGTCGACTGGGAATTCGAATATCGCCGCCGTGGCGACCTGACGCGCAACGCGACCTCGCCGCTCGTGCATGGCAATCATGTTCTCGTTGTCTGCAGTGGTCTCGGCGCGCTGGACATCGAAGTCATGCCTGACCGCAGTTACCGCGAACATTGGCGTGACCGACGCTCCATCGATTCCCAGTACAACACGTTGATCCTGGGTGATGATCACGTTTACTCGTTCACATCGGGTGGCCAGGGCGGAGCTGAGTTCCGCTGCGTCGATTTGACTGACGGCAAGATCACTTGGAAATACCACAGTGTGCTCAAGCGAGGGATGGGTTTTGCCACTGAGAACAGCATTATCTTGCTGGGGGAAAAAGGACACCTCGCGTCGATGGTCAAAACGCCACAAGATCCGGAAGTCATCTCGTTCACTCGATCGCCACTGATGGCCGAGCCCTGCTACTGCAGCCCGGCATTTTATGGAGACATGCTATTCCTTAAAGACGAGCAACGGCTGGCAGCGTTCCGTTTACGAGAATGA
- a CDS encoding DUF1573 domain-containing protein — protein MNPFTRNLVLMVTGFAGLFVVGVALSLSVGYKPYGVPDSRREEYENKIAEIKLKRELLSNPDATNAPLAVVRETTHDFGLLDPHTTMTHSFTISNEGTDPLAVEVLGTSCKCTTGKLTDGLLERGESTEITLEWNTGYEDESYEQNAVVKTSDPLNREITLTVKGTVRTKLAMPEAIGLPNSDPLKTVATSFIVHSQLYEDFTVSDVRSEGLKEFTWRAEPTSTNIAELGDANARAAWRVTIETVAYDYGKYGGSLEVDVEPAGGEEKITREVKVEGKVRVPIAFKSPMLHRTEGLNFGTVNSGKEHVYHVGVQVRGKQPEKLAVLDIEPKELTASIEPTSIEGKYRLTITVPADCPNVMFNRKDKHGYVHVGDPDNPEFMNWFPMYGGVAVLE, from the coding sequence ATGAATCCATTCACACGTAACTTAGTTCTGATGGTCACCGGCTTTGCGGGCCTTTTTGTTGTCGGCGTCGCCCTTTCGCTATCGGTCGGCTACAAGCCGTATGGCGTGCCGGATAGCCGTCGTGAGGAATACGAGAACAAAATTGCGGAGATCAAACTCAAGCGAGAGTTGTTATCCAACCCTGATGCGACCAATGCGCCGCTCGCGGTCGTCCGTGAAACCACTCACGACTTTGGCTTGCTTGACCCGCACACGACGATGACTCATTCGTTCACCATTTCCAACGAGGGCACGGATCCACTTGCAGTTGAAGTGCTGGGTACAAGTTGCAAATGCACAACGGGAAAGTTGACGGATGGTTTACTCGAACGTGGCGAATCAACCGAAATCACTCTGGAATGGAACACGGGATACGAGGACGAGTCGTACGAACAGAACGCGGTCGTCAAGACGAGCGATCCGCTTAATCGAGAAATCACGCTCACGGTGAAAGGCACCGTACGGACCAAACTCGCCATGCCCGAGGCGATAGGACTACCGAATTCGGATCCGCTTAAGACGGTAGCAACCTCTTTTATCGTTCACAGCCAGTTGTACGAAGATTTCACAGTGAGTGACGTCCGTAGCGAGGGCTTGAAGGAATTCACATGGCGAGCCGAACCAACATCGACGAACATCGCCGAGCTTGGTGACGCCAATGCTCGGGCGGCTTGGCGCGTGACCATTGAAACGGTGGCATACGATTACGGAAAGTATGGTGGCTCGCTGGAAGTTGATGTAGAGCCAGCGGGCGGAGAAGAAAAGATTACGCGTGAAGTGAAAGTCGAAGGCAAAGTTCGCGTTCCAATCGCGTTTAAAAGTCCGATGCTCCATAGGACTGAGGGCCTGAATTTCGGCACCGTCAATTCGGGCAAGGAGCATGTCTATCACGTTGGCGTTCAGGTCCGCGGCAAGCAACCTGAAAAGCTTGCCGTCTTAGATATCGAACCGAAGGAATTGACGGCGTCGATCGAGCCAACAAGTATTGAAGGCAAGTATCGATTGACGATCACCGTCCCTGCCGATTGCCCCAACGTCATGTTTAATCGCAAGGACAAGCACGGCTATGTTCACGTTGGCGACCCAGACAATCCAGAGTTTATGAACTGGTTTCCCATGTATGGCGGCGTCGCAGTTTTGGAATAA
- a CDS encoding fused MFS/spermidine synthase: MLSFIKNLTTSGTERLAPVLPLACLLFMSGSCALIFQMVWIRELRLIFGASTSASAAVLAIFMGGLGFGNLFFGRRVDRSSTPLRFYASLEAGISITAAISPFLVDLIRTAYVGAGGQAALGSTLATVMRVAGSVIVLAVPTFLMGGTLPATARAVSRQSDTKRSGLALLYGLNTIGAVVGAAIGNFMLLEWLGNRTLLWSACVVNLLLSLAAWCYSSRLSSKLDLGENVSSLPLDQGKKASNHEPAALPQAWLIYASSATVGCVFFLMEIVWYRMLGPLLGGTTYTFGLILCTALLGIGIGGAVYSVASRWITPSLTWLAAICSLEAAVIALPYWYGDDIAFWVLEQGRVPLENFSQQVWNWFCVTSIVIGPAAVVSGFQFPLLIACVGRGRDHVGSQLGRTFAWNTAGAIVGSIAGGFVLLPLLTAPGLWKTSVVMLILLGVSLWLGAFTSRDSQVKDPQNDNVKAISWISFPTLATFALCLIAIYFVSAAGPTAVWRHSGIGAGRAVMEGRGANEQRDFANQMKRRIIWEAEGIESSVAISATDGLSFIVNGKVDGNAISDAGTQIGLGLLGTLIHPEPQTGLVIGLGTGESAGWMAHVSSLRSVDVVELEPTVTEMARLCSSVNHDVMNHPKIQVHFEDAREFLLTADRRYDLIVSEPSNPYRAGIANLYTHEFYASASERLTSDGLFLQWLQAYEVDLRTVEIVMATLRSVFPRVQVWQSKSRDLVFVAGAETAWKGFSKETLTNSLQQPEISDGMGKAWRTNDRLGVLAHFVCTETTIDDLLRERPRELNHDDRNVLEYAFAKSVGKDVRFSVDDLTVLANKLDDRSPFPVTDDELAVIRQRRLAMNLHLGGEVSADSGITASSKNDNADISQDIQRALAMNAYLDGRYQIAVDTFEQISINDDCWTESVVVAHARAEVGKPVAAVLLAKIRERNETEALCVEAIGWQRQGMTKEALESCLLALDRSKTDPWILRSLADGLFRVAISLAEQDKPNAEAVFKSLDSHFAIKSFEDKRLLSRYVVSESLSREQTIEALAEIEPYVPWKEWFLEKRVSIYRRASHPLLSRSQQDLLEFRYNKNR, from the coding sequence ATGTTGAGCTTTATAAAGAATTTGACGACCAGCGGTACCGAACGTTTAGCGCCGGTTTTGCCGCTGGCTTGCCTGTTGTTCATGTCAGGCAGTTGCGCGTTAATTTTTCAAATGGTTTGGATTCGCGAACTACGTCTGATCTTTGGCGCGTCAACGTCAGCATCCGCGGCGGTATTGGCAATCTTCATGGGTGGCTTGGGGTTTGGCAACCTGTTTTTCGGCCGACGCGTCGATCGTTCGTCCACTCCCCTTCGGTTTTATGCATCGCTTGAAGCCGGAATTTCGATCACAGCCGCGATCAGTCCGTTCTTAGTAGATCTTATTCGCACCGCTTATGTCGGTGCGGGTGGGCAAGCCGCACTGGGCAGTACACTGGCTACGGTGATGCGAGTTGCAGGTTCTGTGATCGTCTTAGCCGTTCCCACTTTCCTGATGGGAGGCACGCTGCCAGCGACCGCTCGCGCGGTATCGCGTCAATCCGATACGAAACGAAGTGGCCTCGCACTGCTCTACGGACTCAACACCATAGGTGCCGTTGTTGGCGCCGCGATCGGAAACTTTATGTTGCTGGAGTGGCTTGGTAATCGCACGCTACTTTGGTCGGCCTGTGTCGTTAATCTGCTGCTGTCGCTTGCTGCATGGTGCTACTCGTCAAGGCTCTCTTCGAAGTTGGATCTAGGCGAGAACGTGTCTTCGTTGCCGTTGGATCAAGGCAAGAAAGCATCGAACCATGAACCGGCAGCGCTACCTCAGGCTTGGTTAATCTATGCCTCTTCCGCCACGGTGGGATGTGTTTTCTTTTTGATGGAAATCGTTTGGTACCGAATGCTTGGGCCGCTTTTGGGAGGAACGACTTACACGTTCGGGCTAATACTTTGCACGGCCTTGTTAGGGATTGGAATCGGGGGAGCTGTTTACAGCGTGGCGTCACGCTGGATCACTCCGTCGCTGACCTGGCTGGCGGCGATTTGTTCTTTGGAAGCCGCTGTCATCGCCCTGCCGTATTGGTACGGCGATGACATCGCGTTTTGGGTGCTCGAGCAAGGCCGGGTTCCGCTGGAAAACTTTTCACAACAAGTCTGGAACTGGTTCTGCGTGACGTCGATAGTGATAGGCCCAGCCGCCGTTGTGTCGGGGTTTCAGTTTCCGTTGCTGATCGCGTGCGTGGGACGAGGACGCGATCATGTTGGCAGCCAGCTTGGTCGAACATTTGCCTGGAACACCGCCGGAGCCATCGTTGGTTCAATCGCAGGCGGCTTTGTCTTGTTGCCACTTTTGACCGCACCGGGATTGTGGAAGACATCAGTCGTGATGTTGATCCTGCTTGGCGTCAGTTTGTGGTTGGGAGCTTTCACCTCGAGAGATTCGCAAGTCAAAGATCCGCAAAACGATAACGTCAAAGCGATAAGTTGGATTAGCTTTCCAACGCTGGCTACCTTCGCATTGTGCCTGATCGCGATTTACTTCGTTAGCGCCGCGGGCCCAACAGCCGTGTGGCGCCATTCGGGAATCGGCGCGGGACGTGCGGTGATGGAGGGGCGGGGTGCAAATGAGCAACGTGATTTCGCAAATCAAATGAAGCGCCGGATCATTTGGGAAGCCGAAGGCATCGAATCGAGTGTAGCAATTTCTGCGACTGATGGGTTGTCCTTTATCGTCAATGGCAAAGTAGATGGAAACGCGATTTCGGATGCGGGCACGCAAATTGGCCTTGGGTTGCTGGGAACGCTTATTCATCCTGAGCCGCAAACGGGATTGGTCATTGGTTTGGGAACAGGGGAATCAGCAGGCTGGATGGCGCATGTTTCGAGTCTGAGGTCCGTTGACGTCGTCGAACTCGAGCCGACGGTTACTGAGATGGCTCGGCTTTGTTCTTCGGTGAACCATGACGTGATGAACCATCCCAAGATTCAAGTTCACTTCGAGGATGCTCGTGAGTTCCTGTTAACCGCAGATCGCCGGTATGACTTGATCGTTTCTGAACCGTCGAATCCTTACCGGGCGGGAATCGCGAATCTTTACACGCATGAATTTTACGCTTCAGCTTCTGAGCGACTGACGAGCGACGGATTATTCCTGCAATGGCTACAAGCCTACGAAGTGGACTTGCGAACGGTCGAGATCGTGATGGCTACACTGCGATCGGTGTTTCCGCGAGTTCAGGTCTGGCAGTCCAAATCTCGCGACTTGGTTTTTGTTGCGGGAGCGGAAACAGCATGGAAAGGTTTCAGTAAAGAGACGCTCACGAACTCACTGCAGCAACCCGAAATTAGCGATGGAATGGGCAAGGCATGGCGAACAAATGATCGGCTTGGTGTGCTAGCGCATTTCGTTTGCACCGAAACGACCATCGACGACCTACTGCGAGAACGTCCTCGGGAACTTAATCATGACGACCGCAACGTTTTAGAGTATGCGTTTGCCAAAAGCGTCGGCAAAGACGTCCGCTTCTCCGTGGATGATCTGACTGTCTTAGCAAATAAGCTCGATGACCGCAGTCCCTTTCCTGTCACGGATGACGAACTCGCGGTCATCCGTCAACGCCGTTTGGCGATGAATCTGCACCTGGGCGGTGAAGTCAGTGCCGATTCCGGCATAACTGCGTCGAGTAAGAACGATAACGCTGACATCAGTCAAGACATTCAACGAGCGCTCGCCATGAATGCCTATTTGGATGGACGCTACCAGATCGCCGTAGATACCTTTGAGCAAATCTCGATCAATGACGACTGTTGGACTGAGTCGGTGGTGGTGGCACACGCGAGAGCCGAAGTTGGAAAGCCAGTCGCTGCGGTTTTACTTGCCAAGATCCGAGAAAGAAATGAAACAGAGGCGTTGTGCGTCGAAGCGATTGGATGGCAAAGACAAGGCATGACGAAAGAAGCACTCGAAAGTTGCCTGCTTGCGTTAGACCGTTCAAAGACTGATCCCTGGATTTTGAGATCGTTGGCCGACGGACTCTTTCGCGTCGCAATCAGTTTGGCCGAGCAAGACAAACCGAATGCGGAGGCCGTCTTCAAGTCGCTGGATTCTCACTTCGCGATCAAAAGTTTTGAAGACAAACGTTTGCTGTCTCGTTACGTGGTCTCCGAAAGCCTAAGCCGCGAACAGACCATTGAGGCGCTTGCAGAGATCGAACCCTATGTACCTTGGAAAGAATGGTTCTTAGAAAAACGCGTTTCCATCTACCGTCGTGCTAGCCATCCGCTGTTGAGCCGTTCGCAGCAAGACCTGCTGGAGTTTCGGTACAACAAGAACCGCTGA
- a CDS encoding class I SAM-dependent methyltransferase, with translation MSILHMAYRQLVRGLQRFQHQPPPGINVPQPLLDDTKLVTDRLEMLRRLPKGGRVMECGVDEGKFSRQILDLCQPDELILVDTWGSSRFSSAKLHCIEQDFAGEIASGQVRIERSLSTDALANVDDASLCWVYIDTNHNYPTTKAELELARLKVKPDGHICGHDYTIGTWESYTRFGVVEAVNEFCVNHQWRIDMLTHEPRRHLSFALQQSGIPDSTGTAAFTQSS, from the coding sequence ATGAGCATTCTTCATATGGCGTACCGCCAACTGGTTCGAGGTCTTCAACGTTTTCAGCACCAACCGCCTCCGGGCATCAACGTTCCGCAGCCACTTCTAGACGACACGAAACTAGTCACGGATCGCCTTGAGATGCTTCGCCGACTTCCCAAGGGAGGCCGCGTGATGGAATGTGGTGTGGACGAGGGCAAGTTCTCGCGACAAATTTTGGACCTCTGCCAACCGGATGAATTGATCTTGGTTGATACTTGGGGTAGCAGCCGATTCTCGTCGGCTAAGCTGCATTGCATTGAGCAAGATTTTGCGGGGGAGATCGCATCGGGTCAGGTGCGAATCGAGCGATCGCTTTCTACCGATGCGCTCGCAAACGTCGACGACGCCTCGCTGTGTTGGGTATACATCGACACCAATCACAACTACCCAACCACGAAAGCCGAACTTGAACTTGCTAGACTAAAAGTCAAACCCGATGGCCATATATGTGGGCACGACTACACGATCGGAACCTGGGAGTCCTACACACGATTCGGCGTCGTAGAAGCGGTGAATGAGTTCTGCGTCAATCACCAATGGCGAATCGATATGCTAACCCACGAACCACGTCGCCACTTGAGTTTTGCATTGCAACAATCCGGCATTCCCGATTCAACGGGAACGGCAGCCTTCACCCAGTCGAGTTGA
- a CDS encoding class I SAM-dependent methyltransferase, with translation MQTLYEEWISPAESREKQRLSGDNDSVAIATQVQTLARLLGRPPSECSVLDFGMGWGHWCQMAGAHGYQAFGLELSEQRIAAAQENGVQVIRDLETCDRNFDFVNCEQVLEHVSDPVGTLKTICQILRPGGYTRISVPNGRQLPDQIRQGTWKPSKDSIHPLEHINSFSNLTLKLAAKHAGLEFIRQPILQYPTSSSLGILRNRILPIHLARRSTNLYFQHAG, from the coding sequence ATGCAAACACTGTACGAAGAATGGATCAGCCCGGCCGAAAGTCGTGAGAAACAGCGTCTCAGCGGCGACAACGATTCTGTCGCCATCGCCACTCAGGTACAGACGCTTGCCCGGTTGCTCGGTCGTCCTCCGTCGGAATGCAGCGTCCTGGATTTTGGGATGGGTTGGGGGCATTGGTGCCAAATGGCCGGCGCGCACGGTTACCAAGCCTTTGGTTTGGAATTGTCAGAACAACGGATCGCGGCAGCCCAGGAAAACGGGGTTCAGGTGATTCGAGATCTCGAAACTTGCGACAGAAATTTTGACTTTGTCAATTGCGAACAAGTGCTCGAGCATGTCTCTGATCCTGTCGGCACACTTAAGACGATATGCCAAATCTTACGGCCAGGCGGTTACACGCGGATTTCGGTCCCCAACGGCAGGCAGTTGCCAGATCAAATCCGTCAAGGAACGTGGAAACCCTCAAAGGATTCGATTCATCCTCTCGAGCACATCAACAGCTTTTCTAACTTGACGCTGAAACTCGCTGCCAAACACGCTGGCCTAGAGTTTATCCGACAACCCATTCTTCAATATCCAACATCTTCTTCCCTGGGGATTCTCCGAAATCGAATTTTGCCGATTCATTTGGCTCGACGCTCGACCAATCTCTATTTTCAACACGCTGGCTAA